In Equus quagga isolate Etosha38 chromosome 14, UCLA_HA_Equagga_1.0, whole genome shotgun sequence, one DNA window encodes the following:
- the ODF3L2 gene encoding outer dense fiber protein 3-like protein 2, giving the protein MGTLGCNPAPQLTTAPLGRRATECQIPETGLRKTCGAATVEKGSGPGLYVLPSTVGYTNHDCTKVMGPAYSLFRRPSEACPQDASPGPIYFLDPNVTRFGRSCTPAYSMQGRGKYRALEVTPGPGAYSPEKVAPVRQRTPPAFTLGSRLRPQPPDTSAPAPNTYTLPSLWGSQIFTKPSSPSYSVVGRTPPTRPPQDPAEIPGPGQYDSPDPNAYRQRRPAFTMLGRPRALRPRDETPGPGTHSPEQVTVTKARAPAFTMGIRHSRRAATMAADTTP; this is encoded by the exons ATGGGGACCCTGGGCTGCAACCCCGCCCCGCAGCTGACCACAGCGCCCCTGGGCCGGCGGGCCACCGAGTGCCAGATTCCAGAGACCGGCCTGCGGAAGACCTGCGGGGCAGCCACCGTGGAGAAGG gctctgggccaggcttGTACGTCCTGCCATCCACCGTTGGCTACACCAACCACGACTGCACCAAGGTGATGGGTCCCGCCTACTCGCTCTTCCGGAGGCCCAGCGAGG cATGTCCGCAGGATGCCAGCCCTGGGCCAATCTACTTCCTGGACCCGAACGTCACCCGCTTCGGCCGAAGCTGCACCCCTGCCTACTCCATGCAGGGCCGGGGCAAATATCGGG ctctggaggtgaCGCCGGGCCCCGGGGCCTACAGCCCAGAGAAGGTGGCCCCTGTTCGCCAGCGGACCCCCCCGGCTTTCACACTGGGCTCCCGTCTCCGCCCGCAGCCCCCGGacacctcagccccagcccccaacACCTACACGCTGCCCTCCCTCTGGGGCTCCCAGATCTTCACCAAGCCCAGCAGCCCCAGCTACTCTGTGGTGGGCCGCACGCCCCCCACCCGCCCGCCGCAGGACCCCGCGGAGATCCCAGGCCCGGGACAGTACGACAGCCCGGACCCCAACGCCTACCGCCAGCGCCGGCCGGCCTTCACCATGCTGGGGCGGCCCCGGGCCCTGCGCCCCCGGGACGAGACGCCGGGCCCTGGTACCCACAGCCCCGAGCAGGTCACCGTGACCAAAGCCAGGGCCCCGGCGTTCACCATGGGCATCCGCCACTCCAGACGGGCCGCCACCATGGCCGCGGACACCACGCCCTGA